From Corynebacterium frankenforstense DSM 45800, the proteins below share one genomic window:
- a CDS encoding bile acid:sodium symporter family protein, producing the protein MNLLDRLKRTDPLIVLIILAVIIAIILPARGAFADAFDVATKIGIALLFFLYGARLSPREALEGVKAWKLHLVILCFTFVVFPIIGVALRPLTSFISHDLYMGILFLTLVPSTVQSSVAFTSIARGNVAGSIVAASASNLAGVFLTPVLVLLLMTGGEGGIHIDATVFRDIALQLLLPFILGQLSRRWVKDFAANKGTKIVDRGSIAMVVYAAFSKGMVENIWSTTGVWEVLFLVIFSVVLVAFMLWLTRFVPQKMGFNRKDTIAIEFCGTKKSLASGLPMASVIFTGGGLGLLILPLMIFHQVQLMMCSWLAARYARDNTAEGGTEKATA; encoded by the coding sequence GTGAATCTTCTCGACCGTCTCAAACGCACGGACCCGCTGATCGTCCTGATCATCCTGGCCGTCATCATCGCGATCATCCTGCCGGCCCGCGGTGCCTTCGCCGACGCCTTCGACGTCGCGACCAAGATCGGCATCGCACTGCTCTTCTTCCTCTACGGTGCCCGCCTCTCGCCGCGCGAGGCCCTCGAGGGAGTGAAGGCTTGGAAGCTGCACCTGGTGATCCTGTGCTTCACCTTCGTCGTCTTCCCGATCATAGGTGTGGCTCTCCGGCCGCTCACCTCCTTCATCTCCCATGACCTCTACATGGGGATCCTCTTCCTCACGCTGGTGCCCTCCACGGTGCAGTCGTCGGTGGCTTTCACGTCGATCGCCAGGGGCAACGTCGCCGGATCGATCGTCGCCGCCTCGGCCAGCAACCTCGCCGGCGTGTTCCTGACCCCGGTTCTTGTGCTTCTGCTCATGACCGGCGGTGAGGGCGGCATCCACATCGACGCGACCGTCTTCCGCGACATCGCCCTGCAGCTGCTGCTGCCGTTCATCCTCGGTCAGCTCTCGAGGCGTTGGGTGAAGGACTTCGCCGCCAACAAGGGCACCAAGATCGTCGACCGGGGCTCGATCGCCATGGTCGTCTACGCGGCGTTCTCGAAGGGCATGGTCGAGAACATCTGGAGCACCACCGGGGTGTGGGAGGTCCTGTTCCTCGTGATCTTCTCGGTCGTGCTCGTGGCCTTCATGCTGTGGCTGACCCGCTTCGTGCCGCAGAAGATGGGATTCAACCGCAAGGACACCATCGCCATCGAGTTCTGCGGCACCAAGAAGTCGCTCGCCTCCGGCCTGCCGATGGCCTCGGTCATCTTCACCGGCGGGGGACTGGGCCTGCTCATCCTCCCTCTGATGATCTTCCACCAGGTTCAGCTCATGATGTGTTCCTGGCTCGCCGCCCGCTACGCACGTGACAACACCGCCGAAGGCGGCACCGAGAAGGCGACCGCCTGA
- a CDS encoding branched-chain amino acid transporter permease: MLDFHVAGLPADITLGMVLAVLIPVGIVTVLIRQAPYSARKLLKNNYFVGTLALTMPVGVMVILVVYTLIGQTEAPGGLLASGIALAVTVGLHAWRRDSGLSILGGTATYMILVNLVF, translated from the coding sequence ATGCTCGACTTCCACGTCGCCGGCCTGCCGGCGGACATCACCCTCGGCATGGTGCTCGCCGTCCTCATCCCGGTCGGCATCGTCACGGTGCTCATCCGCCAGGCCCCCTACTCCGCCCGGAAGCTGCTGAAGAACAACTACTTCGTCGGCACGCTCGCGTTGACCATGCCGGTGGGCGTGATGGTCATCCTCGTCGTCTACACGCTCATCGGGCAGACCGAGGCGCCCGGAGGTCTGCTGGCGAGCGGCATCGCTCTCGCAGTGACCGTCGGGCTGCACGCCTGGCGCCGCGATTCGGGGCTGTCGATCCTCGGCGGCACGGCGACCTACATGATCCTGGTGAACCTCGTGTTCTGA
- a CDS encoding AzlC family ABC transporter permease — translation MPSGVSRETLSEIKGGVKETWAVGLGLIPLGLAFGLLMVQSGYAWWWTPIFSTVIYAGSMEFLAINLVATGIGPGSAALTGFMVNFRHIFYGLTYPRDQIDSAVGRAYSTYALTDESYAIVSARPPGHITGTRVLTIQIVCQLLWVIPGIIGALAGEVIPDNITGMEFALTALFVVLAWESFANNRDWSLPLTAVGLGVLGAVLVPGQMLVLALVAYFVLLILRYRIPRLDDALKLKVGEA, via the coding sequence ATGCCGAGCGGCGTTTCACGTGAAACACTCTCGGAGATCAAGGGTGGCGTCAAGGAGACATGGGCGGTGGGCCTGGGGCTCATCCCGCTGGGACTCGCCTTCGGGCTGCTGATGGTCCAGTCCGGTTACGCGTGGTGGTGGACCCCGATCTTCTCCACCGTCATCTACGCCGGCTCCATGGAGTTCCTGGCGATCAATCTCGTCGCCACGGGCATCGGCCCCGGCTCTGCGGCGCTGACCGGGTTCATGGTGAACTTCCGGCACATCTTCTACGGGCTGACCTATCCGCGCGACCAGATCGACTCCGCGGTGGGCCGGGCCTACTCCACCTATGCCCTGACGGATGAGAGCTACGCGATCGTGTCCGCGCGCCCGCCGGGGCACATCACGGGTACCCGGGTGCTGACGATCCAGATCGTCTGCCAGCTCCTGTGGGTCATCCCCGGCATCATCGGCGCGCTCGCCGGCGAGGTGATCCCGGACAACATCACGGGCATGGAGTTCGCGTTGACGGCTCTCTTCGTGGTGCTGGCCTGGGAATCCTTCGCGAACAACCGGGACTGGTCGCTGCCCCTGACGGCGGTCGGACTCGGCGTTCTGGGCGCGGTGCTGGTCCCCGGCCAGATGCTCGTCCTGGCGCTGGTGGCCTACTTTGTTCTGCTGATCCTGCGCTACCGCATCCCGCGGCTGGACGACGCGCTCAAGCTGAAGGTGGGTGAGGCGTGA
- a CDS encoding YqgE/AlgH family protein → MEDFYSDRLFNALERTEPEAGMLLVAAPGMPSPEFARSVVLVVQHTEFITFGVNLVQRSDVAIANVLPEWVTAAVKPQVIYLGGPVQPQSVVGLGVTRPGVDIGANPRLTRLANRLVHLDLRGEPEEMVEDLTGLRLFAGFAEWAPGQLQEEIERGDWYVTPALPGDVIAPPRADLWSEVMRRQPMPLPLFSTFPTDLVDN, encoded by the coding sequence GTGGAGGACTTCTACTCCGACCGGCTGTTCAACGCGCTGGAGCGCACGGAGCCGGAGGCTGGCATGCTGCTGGTCGCCGCGCCCGGCATGCCCTCCCCCGAGTTCGCCCGCTCGGTGGTGCTGGTGGTCCAGCACACCGAGTTCATCACCTTCGGCGTGAACCTGGTGCAGCGCAGTGACGTCGCGATCGCCAACGTGCTGCCCGAGTGGGTCACCGCAGCGGTGAAGCCGCAGGTGATCTACCTGGGCGGGCCGGTGCAGCCGCAGTCCGTGGTCGGTCTGGGCGTGACGCGCCCGGGTGTGGACATCGGGGCGAACCCGCGGCTGACGCGGCTGGCCAACCGGCTGGTGCACCTGGACCTGCGCGGCGAGCCCGAGGAGATGGTCGAGGACCTGACGGGGCTCAGGCTGTTCGCCGGCTTCGCCGAGTGGGCGCCGGGTCAGCTGCAGGAGGAGATCGAGCGCGGCGACTGGTACGTCACCCCGGCGCTTCCCGGCGACGTGATCGCCCCGCCGCGCGCGGACCTGTGGTCCGAGGTGATGCGCCGTCAGCCGATGCCGCTGCCGCTCTTCTCCACCTTCCCGACGGATCTGGTGGACAACTAG
- a CDS encoding CCA tRNA nucleotidyltransferase, which translates to MLARAEATVLGLKDVLGPLVADFAARGESLYLVGGPVRDALLGRLGHDLDFTTSARPEVIQEILAAHSSAVWDTGIEFGTVSAQIAHQQVEITTFRADTYDGVSRNPEVRFGDSLDADLVRRDFTVNAMAVELLDDAASGFSCRFHDPLGGFQALVDGVLDTPDAPERSFDDDPLRMLRAARFVSQLEFRVADRVVAAMTEMAGQIKRITVERVRAELDKFMEGRAPWLGWDLLVATGLADLVLPEVPGLRMTPDEHLQHKDVYAHSMTVLRQAMDQEEDGPDLVLRWAALLHDCGKPATRAAKPGGGVSFHHHEVVGAKLVRRRMRALKYSKQMVSDVSQLVYLHMRFHGFADGEWTDSAVRRYVTDAGDLLPRLHKLVRADCTTRNRRKAARLQANYDRLQDRIEEIRQREDLAKVRPDLDGNEIMAVLGIGPGPQVGKAWSFLKELRLEEGPLEHDDAVARLKDWWAGQDDASGADA; encoded by the coding sequence ATGCTCGCCCGCGCGGAGGCGACGGTTCTGGGACTGAAGGACGTGCTCGGGCCGCTGGTGGCGGACTTCGCCGCCCGCGGCGAGTCGCTCTACCTCGTCGGCGGGCCCGTGCGCGACGCGCTGCTCGGCCGGCTCGGCCACGACCTGGACTTCACCACCTCGGCGCGCCCCGAGGTCATCCAGGAGATCCTCGCCGCGCACTCCTCGGCCGTGTGGGACACCGGCATCGAGTTCGGCACCGTCTCCGCGCAAATCGCCCACCAGCAGGTGGAGATCACCACCTTCCGCGCGGACACCTACGACGGTGTCAGCCGCAACCCCGAGGTGCGCTTCGGCGACAGCCTCGACGCCGACCTCGTGCGCCGCGACTTCACCGTCAACGCCATGGCCGTGGAGTTGCTTGACGACGCCGCGTCGGGTTTCTCCTGCCGGTTCCATGACCCGTTGGGCGGGTTCCAGGCGCTGGTGGACGGCGTGCTGGACACCCCGGACGCGCCCGAGCGCTCCTTCGACGACGACCCGCTGCGCATGCTGCGCGCGGCGCGCTTCGTCTCCCAGCTGGAGTTCCGGGTGGCCGACCGCGTGGTCGCCGCGATGACGGAGATGGCCGGGCAGATCAAGCGCATCACCGTCGAGCGCGTGCGCGCCGAGCTGGACAAGTTCATGGAAGGCCGCGCGCCCTGGCTGGGCTGGGACCTGCTGGTGGCCACGGGGCTGGCGGACCTGGTGCTGCCCGAGGTGCCGGGGCTGCGCATGACCCCGGACGAGCACCTGCAGCACAAGGACGTCTACGCCCACTCGATGACGGTGCTGCGCCAGGCGATGGACCAGGAGGAGGACGGCCCGGACCTGGTGCTGCGCTGGGCGGCGCTGCTGCACGACTGCGGCAAGCCGGCCACGCGGGCGGCCAAGCCGGGCGGCGGGGTCAGCTTCCACCACCACGAGGTGGTGGGCGCGAAGCTGGTGCGCCGCCGCATGCGCGCGCTGAAGTACTCCAAGCAGATGGTCTCCGACGTCAGCCAGCTCGTCTACCTGCACATGCGCTTCCACGGCTTCGCCGACGGCGAGTGGACGGACTCGGCGGTGCGCCGCTACGTCACCGACGCCGGTGACCTGCTGCCCCGCCTGCACAAGCTGGTGCGCGCCGACTGCACCACCCGCAACCGCCGCAAAGCGGCGCGTCTGCAGGCCAACTACGATCGGCTGCAGGACCGGATCGAGGAGATCCGCCAGCGCGAGGACCTGGCCAAGGTGCGCCCGGACCTCGACGGCAACGAGATCATGGCCGTGCTGGGCATCGGCCCGGGCCCGCAGGTGGGCAAGGCGTGGTCCTTCCTCAAGGAGCTGCGGCTCGAGGAGGGGCCGCTGGAGCACGACGACGCGGTCGCGCGGCTGAAGGACTGGTGGGCCGGTCAGGACGACGCCTCGGGCGCGGACGCCTGA
- the murJ gene encoding murein biosynthesis integral membrane protein MurJ, producing the protein MNPSDSPNGPGLRGRFRAAAPPAPVPEPSSAATTASETPDEPTEDRSRLTAAPGSPVAEADAPAGERGPGDTSGAGSSGAGSASASSGAAGSGSSAAGGSDDGREGTSDADVVRSTGSMAVATLFSRITGFLRNVLIGASLGPAISSAFNTANTLPNLITEIVLGAVLTSLVVPVLVRAEKEDADHGSAFVRRLFTLAFSLLGVVTVLAVVGAPLLTRLTLGSDGEVNVTQSTSFAFLVLPQILFYGLFSLFMAVLNTKGVFRPGAWAPVANNVVSITVLLLYRFLPGGLDPNAPSPITDPHVLLLGLGTTAGVVVQMLILIPPLKRAGVDLRPLWGIDERLKAFGGMAMAIIVYVAISQAGWVITTNIASASSAAAPNIYQQHWLLLQVPYGIIGVTLLTALMPRLSRNAADGDDKGVVRDLTLATKLTFIALIPVVLFFTAFGRDIGIALFHYGAFEREASELLGLTLSFSAFTLIPYATVLLHLRVFYAREEAWTPTWIIAGITATKVVLSVGAPMVASSPHRVVILLGAANGFGFIAGAFIGWFLLRRKLGPLGTGSVLRTSVWALASSIVGVAAALLTGWLIDVVAAPLLAALGSIGQLLRLGVVGVIFLVATGVVLSFSRLPEVQNLGALVQRVPGLRRLIRVDEERGLEVGEPTVREISEQYLVSDSFAATPVPPPMSAGVVRGPRLVPGASVDTGRYRLLAEHGSATGARFWEAKERATGRRVALVFVDTSGMSPLAPATPAAAAGAAAEVTRRTRKLAGLNHPSIAPNVTVSAYRNGCLIVADWVEGSPLKTVAEEGGADPRAAAYALSPLADAVGRAHEAGTPLGLDNWSRIRINTSGQAVLAFPAVLADASREEDSSAVASALGLLVDTDSAPEDVVGVLQAAHEGETDPIELGQRLRRAGLGETDEEPAELEVHTDEAPTVEQRPGFGERGLTRKGTGVLAVLVFGAVVGIAVAATYLAGVLGDGEGDAPVSRPGTSQTRGPDPLPLVQSLESAETLPDGGDAHAAVDGDTSTSVTLGRGEGLELTLQAAVPVQTVVVTQGDAGVGYRIEQVAEDAAGATGGPGSGGDAAGSQAAEGPDAAREGAGEQLAAGELASGRNVIELAEAAPSSGVRIWFDGDVTVSEVRVVGQRG; encoded by the coding sequence GTGAACCCCTCTGACAGTCCCAACGGACCCGGGCTGCGCGGCCGCTTCCGCGCCGCCGCCCCGCCCGCCCCCGTGCCGGAGCCGAGCTCGGCGGCGACCACCGCCTCGGAGACCCCGGACGAGCCGACCGAGGACCGCTCGCGGCTGACCGCCGCGCCGGGCAGCCCCGTCGCCGAGGCCGACGCCCCGGCGGGGGAGCGGGGCCCGGGTGACACCTCGGGTGCCGGGAGCTCCGGCGCCGGCTCCGCTTCAGCGAGCTCCGGCGCGGCCGGCTCCGGCAGCTCCGCCGCCGGCGGCTCCGACGACGGCCGCGAGGGCACCTCCGACGCCGACGTCGTGCGCTCGACCGGTTCGATGGCGGTGGCCACGCTCTTCTCGCGCATCACCGGGTTCCTGCGCAACGTGCTCATCGGCGCCTCGCTGGGCCCCGCGATCTCCTCGGCGTTCAACACGGCCAACACGCTGCCGAACCTGATCACCGAGATCGTCCTCGGCGCGGTGCTGACCTCGCTGGTGGTGCCCGTGCTCGTGCGCGCCGAGAAAGAGGACGCCGACCACGGCAGCGCCTTCGTGCGCCGCCTGTTCACCCTGGCGTTCTCCCTGCTGGGGGTGGTCACGGTCCTCGCCGTGGTCGGGGCGCCGCTGCTCACACGGCTGACCCTGGGCAGCGACGGCGAGGTCAACGTCACCCAGTCGACGTCCTTCGCCTTCCTGGTGCTCCCGCAGATCCTCTTCTACGGGCTGTTCTCCCTGTTCATGGCCGTGCTCAACACCAAGGGCGTCTTCCGGCCCGGCGCGTGGGCCCCGGTGGCCAACAACGTCGTGTCCATCACCGTGCTGCTGCTCTACCGCTTCCTGCCCGGCGGGCTGGACCCGAACGCGCCGAGCCCGATCACGGACCCGCACGTGCTGCTGCTGGGCCTGGGCACCACCGCCGGCGTGGTGGTGCAGATGCTCATCCTCATCCCGCCGCTCAAGCGCGCCGGCGTCGACCTGCGCCCCCTGTGGGGCATCGACGAGCGCCTCAAGGCCTTCGGTGGGATGGCCATGGCCATCATCGTCTACGTGGCCATCTCCCAGGCCGGCTGGGTGATCACGACCAATATCGCGTCGGCCTCCTCGGCCGCCGCGCCGAACATCTACCAGCAGCACTGGCTGCTGCTGCAGGTGCCCTACGGCATCATCGGCGTGACCCTGCTGACCGCCCTGATGCCCCGGCTCTCGCGCAACGCCGCCGACGGCGACGACAAGGGCGTGGTCCGCGACCTGACGCTGGCGACGAAGCTGACCTTCATCGCCCTGATCCCGGTGGTCCTCTTCTTCACCGCCTTCGGCCGGGACATCGGCATCGCGCTGTTCCACTACGGCGCCTTCGAGCGCGAGGCCTCCGAGCTGCTCGGCCTGACGCTGAGCTTCTCCGCCTTCACGCTGATCCCGTACGCCACCGTGCTGCTGCACCTGCGCGTCTTCTACGCCCGCGAGGAGGCGTGGACGCCAACGTGGATCATCGCCGGCATCACCGCCACCAAGGTCGTGCTCTCCGTGGGCGCGCCGATGGTCGCCTCCTCGCCGCACCGCGTGGTCATCCTCCTCGGCGCCGCCAACGGCTTCGGCTTCATCGCCGGCGCCTTCATCGGCTGGTTCCTGCTGCGCCGCAAGCTCGGCCCCCTGGGCACCGGCTCCGTGCTGCGCACCTCCGTGTGGGCGCTGGCCTCCTCGATCGTCGGCGTGGCCGCGGCGCTGCTGACCGGCTGGCTCATCGACGTGGTCGCCGCGCCGCTGCTCGCCGCACTCGGCAGCATCGGCCAGCTGCTGCGCCTCGGCGTCGTCGGCGTCATCTTCCTCGTCGCCACGGGCGTCGTGCTCAGCTTCTCCAGGCTGCCCGAGGTGCAGAACCTCGGCGCCCTGGTCCAGCGCGTGCCGGGCCTGCGCCGCCTGATCCGCGTCGACGAGGAGCGCGGCCTCGAGGTCGGCGAGCCGACCGTGCGCGAGATCTCCGAGCAGTACCTCGTCTCCGACTCCTTCGCGGCCACCCCGGTGCCGCCGCCGATGTCCGCCGGCGTGGTCCGCGGACCCCGCCTGGTGCCCGGCGCCTCGGTGGACACGGGCCGCTACCGCCTGCTCGCCGAGCACGGCTCCGCCACCGGCGCCCGCTTCTGGGAGGCCAAGGAGCGCGCCACGGGCCGCCGCGTCGCGCTCGTCTTCGTCGACACCTCCGGCATGTCGCCGCTGGCGCCGGCCACCCCGGCCGCCGCCGCGGGCGCGGCCGCCGAGGTCACCCGCCGCACCCGCAAGCTCGCCGGGCTGAACCACCCGTCGATCGCGCCGAACGTGACGGTCTCCGCCTACCGCAACGGCTGTCTGATCGTCGCCGACTGGGTCGAGGGCTCGCCGCTGAAGACCGTCGCCGAGGAGGGCGGCGCCGACCCGCGCGCCGCCGCCTACGCGCTCAGCCCGCTCGCCGACGCCGTCGGCCGCGCCCACGAGGCCGGTACCCCGCTGGGCCTGGACAACTGGTCGCGCATCCGCATCAACACCTCCGGCCAGGCCGTGCTGGCCTTCCCGGCGGTGCTCGCCGACGCCTCCCGCGAGGAGGACTCCTCCGCGGTCGCCTCCGCGCTCGGCCTGCTCGTCGACACCGACAGCGCCCCCGAGGACGTCGTCGGCGTCCTGCAGGCCGCCCACGAGGGCGAGACCGACCCGATCGAGCTGGGTCAGCGGCTGCGCCGCGCCGGCCTCGGCGAGACCGACGAGGAGCCCGCCGAGCTCGAGGTGCACACCGACGAGGCCCCGACCGTCGAGCAGCGCCCCGGCTTCGGCGAGCGCGGCCTGACGCGCAAGGGCACCGGCGTGCTGGCCGTGCTCGTCTTCGGCGCCGTGGTGGGCATCGCCGTGGCGGCGACCTACCTGGCCGGCGTGCTCGGCGACGGCGAGGGCGACGCCCCCGTCAGCCGCCCGGGCACCTCGCAGACCCGGGGCCCGGACCCGCTGCCGCTGGTGCAGTCCCTCGAGTCCGCCGAGACCCTTCCCGACGGCGGCGACGCGCACGCGGCCGTCGACGGCGACACCTCGACCTCGGTCACGCTGGGCCGCGGCGAGGGCCTGGAGCTGACCCTCCAGGCCGCCGTGCCGGTGCAGACCGTCGTGGTCACCCAGGGCGACGCGGGCGTCGGCTACCGCATCGAGCAGGTCGCCGAGGACGCCGCGGGCGCGACCGGCGGCCCCGGCTCCGGCGGTGACGCCGCCGGCTCGCAGGCCGCCGAGGGTCCCGACGCCGCGCGGGAGGGCGCCGGCGAGCAGCTGGCCGCGGGCGAGCTGGCCTCGGGCCGCAACGTCATCGAGCTGGCCGAGGCCGCCCCGAGCTCCGGGGTGCGCATCTGGTTCGACGGCGACGTCACCGTCAGCGAGGTCCGCGTGGTCGGCCAGCGCGGCTAG
- a CDS encoding sigma-70 family RNA polymerase sigma factor, translating to MDQHTDVQLVRSYRAGEKGAFAEILNRHHRRMQAVARRYARREEDVQDILQDAYLRASQGLDGFRAEARLSTWLHRLVANSALDHIGRARNRVETPVLDEDAHRRLGMRHDPMHRAELRMAVRRALKEVTPGQAAAVVLVDVAGYSVADAAALLGVAPGTVKSRAWRARERLREVLDPALARDDSTAARPGQLVA from the coding sequence ATGGACCAGCACACCGACGTGCAACTCGTGCGCTCGTACCGCGCCGGCGAGAAGGGGGCCTTCGCCGAGATACTCAACCGACACCACCGCCGCATGCAGGCCGTCGCGCGGCGCTACGCCCGCCGCGAGGAGGACGTCCAGGACATCCTCCAGGACGCCTACCTGCGCGCCAGCCAGGGGTTGGACGGCTTCCGCGCCGAGGCCCGCCTGAGCACCTGGCTGCACCGGCTCGTGGCCAACTCCGCGCTCGACCACATCGGGCGGGCCCGCAACCGCGTCGAGACGCCCGTTCTCGACGAGGACGCGCACCGCCGCCTGGGCATGCGCCACGACCCGATGCACCGCGCCGAGCTGCGCATGGCCGTGCGCCGCGCGCTCAAGGAGGTGACACCCGGCCAGGCCGCGGCCGTCGTGCTTGTCGACGTCGCGGGCTACAGCGTCGCGGACGCCGCCGCGTTGCTGGGCGTCGCCCCGGGCACGGTGAAGTCGCGGGCCTGGCGGGCCCGCGAGCGCCTGCGCGAGGTGCTCGACCCCGCGCTGGCCCGCGACGACTCCACCGCCGCGCGCCCCGGCCAGCTCGTCGCCTGA
- the trxB gene encoding thioredoxin-disulfide reductase: protein MTVHDLAIIGSGPAGYTAALYAARAELKPVVFEGFEFGGSLMNTTEVENYPGFENGIMGPDLMMTMRSQAERFGADLRQELVDSVELDGEEKVLHVGDEEVRARAVILATGAAPRHLGIPGEEELSGRGVSTCATCDGFFFKGHKIAVVGGGDSAMEEANFLTRFGESVTVIHRREEFRASPIMLERARQNDKIDFLVNKTVSTIHEADGKVSGLELTDTVTGEKSELDATALFVAIGHDPRSKFLDGQVELNPAGYVKVEEPSTRTSVPGVFAAGDLVDDHYQQAVTAAGSGCRAALDAQAYIETLGLGAEAEA, encoded by the coding sequence ATGACCGTTCACGACCTCGCGATCATCGGTTCCGGCCCCGCCGGATACACCGCCGCGCTCTACGCCGCGCGCGCGGAGCTGAAACCGGTGGTCTTCGAAGGCTTCGAGTTCGGCGGCTCGCTGATGAACACCACCGAGGTGGAGAACTACCCCGGGTTCGAGAACGGCATCATGGGCCCCGACCTGATGATGACCATGCGCAGCCAGGCCGAGCGCTTCGGCGCCGACCTGCGCCAGGAGCTGGTCGACTCCGTCGAGCTCGACGGGGAGGAGAAGGTCCTGCACGTCGGCGACGAGGAGGTCCGCGCCCGCGCGGTCATCCTGGCCACCGGTGCGGCCCCGCGTCACCTGGGCATCCCCGGCGAGGAGGAGCTCTCCGGCCGCGGCGTGTCCACCTGCGCGACCTGCGACGGCTTCTTCTTCAAGGGCCACAAGATCGCCGTGGTCGGCGGCGGCGACTCCGCGATGGAGGAGGCCAACTTCCTCACCCGCTTCGGCGAGTCCGTCACCGTGATCCACCGCCGCGAGGAGTTCCGCGCCTCGCCGATCATGCTCGAGCGCGCCCGCCAGAACGACAAGATCGACTTCCTGGTCAACAAGACCGTCTCGACCATCCACGAGGCCGACGGCAAGGTCTCCGGCCTCGAGCTGACCGACACCGTCACCGGCGAGAAGAGCGAGCTGGACGCCACCGCGCTGTTCGTCGCCATCGGCCACGACCCGCGCTCGAAGTTCCTCGACGGCCAGGTCGAGCTGAACCCGGCCGGCTACGTCAAGGTCGAGGAGCCCTCGACGCGCACCTCGGTGCCCGGCGTCTTCGCCGCCGGCGACCTGGTCGACGACCACTACCAGCAGGCCGTCACCGCGGCCGGCTCCGGCTGCCGCGCCGCGCTCGACGCGCAGGCCTACATCGAGACCCTGGGTCTCGGTGCGGAGGCTGAGGCGTGA
- the trxA gene encoding thioredoxin produces MSAAVTPVTQATFRKEVVESDVPVLVDFWAEWCGPCKALRPELEKVADKLGERARVVSVDVDSERGLAAMFQVLSIPTVVIYSGGRQVDEFTGARPAGEILRRVEKIL; encoded by the coding sequence GTGAGCGCCGCGGTCACCCCGGTCACCCAGGCGACCTTCCGCAAGGAGGTCGTCGAGTCGGACGTGCCGGTGCTCGTGGACTTCTGGGCCGAGTGGTGCGGGCCGTGCAAGGCGCTGCGCCCGGAGCTCGAGAAGGTCGCCGACAAGCTCGGTGAGCGCGCCCGCGTCGTCTCCGTCGACGTCGACTCGGAGCGTGGCCTGGCGGCCATGTTCCAGGTCCTCTCGATCCCCACGGTGGTCATCTACTCGGGCGGCAGGCAGGTCGACGAGTTCACCGGGGCACGCCCGGCCGGCGAGATCCTCCGGCGCGTGGAAAAGATTCTGTAG
- a CDS encoding N-acetylmuramoyl-L-alanine amidase: MTDVLRVGDRSPRVAEARMTLARLGLLSGYAGDIPDTSASSRQYSDEDTYFDADLAQQIKAFQQTRGIMPTGRIDEMTLRELRGASYTLGERVLRFNDTEPVLGDDVAQLQKQLQELGFYSDRIDGHFGPDTAHALRTYQLNSGIDADGEFGPETARALSLLGRRITGGSAQAIREREHVRQAGPRLAGKRVVIDPALGNGRQGQTVDGHYGRITEEEILWDLAERIRDRMTAAGMEATLSRTRQDDPPAKARADMANAMDADLMISLACDSYPNEKAAGVATFYFGSEIGANSLTGETLSGYIQREIVARTQLTNCGNHGRTWEVLRLTRMPTVEVVAGYLTNPGDVAIITDPAKRDAIAEAVVVAVKRLYLLDNDTQRTGTYRFAELLRDEKRSS; this comes from the coding sequence GTGACCGACGTTCTCCGAGTCGGCGACCGTAGCCCGCGTGTGGCCGAGGCGAGGATGACGCTGGCCCGTCTGGGCCTGCTGAGCGGGTACGCCGGTGACATCCCGGACACCTCGGCGTCCTCACGCCAGTACTCCGACGAGGACACCTACTTCGACGCGGACCTCGCCCAGCAGATCAAGGCCTTCCAGCAGACCCGCGGCATCATGCCCACGGGCCGCATCGACGAGATGACGCTGCGCGAGCTGCGCGGCGCCTCCTACACGCTGGGCGAGCGCGTGCTGCGCTTCAACGACACCGAGCCCGTGCTCGGCGACGACGTCGCCCAGCTGCAGAAGCAGCTGCAGGAGCTCGGTTTCTACTCCGACCGCATCGACGGACACTTCGGCCCGGACACCGCCCACGCGCTGCGCACCTACCAGCTCAACTCCGGCATCGACGCCGACGGCGAGTTCGGCCCCGAGACCGCCCGTGCGCTGAGCCTGCTGGGCCGGCGCATCACGGGCGGCTCCGCCCAGGCGATCCGCGAGCGCGAGCACGTCCGCCAGGCGGGTCCCCGCCTGGCCGGCAAGCGCGTGGTCATCGACCCGGCGCTGGGCAACGGCCGCCAGGGGCAGACCGTCGACGGCCACTACGGGCGGATCACCGAGGAGGAGATCCTCTGGGACCTCGCCGAGCGCATCCGCGACCGGATGACGGCGGCCGGCATGGAGGCCACGCTGTCGCGCACCCGCCAGGACGACCCGCCGGCGAAGGCGCGCGCGGACATGGCCAACGCGATGGACGCGGACCTGATGATCTCGCTGGCCTGCGACAGCTACCCCAACGAGAAGGCCGCCGGCGTGGCCACCTTCTACTTCGGCTCCGAGATCGGCGCGAACTCCCTGACCGGTGAGACGCTCTCCGGCTACATCCAGCGCGAGATCGTCGCGCGCACGCAGCTGACCAACTGCGGCAACCACGGCCGCACCTGGGAGGTGCTGCGCCTGACGCGGATGCCCACCGTCGAGGTCGTCGCCGGCTACCTGACCAACCCGGGCGACGTCGCCATCATCACCGACCCGGCCAAGCGCGACGCGATCGCCGAGGCCGTCGTGGTCGCCGTCAAGCGCCTCTACCTGCTGGACAACGACACCCAGCGCACGGGCACCTACCGCTTCGCGGAGCTGCTCCGCGACGAGAAGCGCAGCAGCTAG